In the genome of Vicia villosa cultivar HV-30 ecotype Madison, WI linkage group LG7, Vvil1.0, whole genome shotgun sequence, one region contains:
- the LOC131617316 gene encoding phosphoribosylaminoimidazole-succinocarboxamide synthase, chloroplastic-like, with product MADSILSLNPPKTLHTTIPLNNPISRSAPSFRTRISFKPNKFRIPAIRASMARKDGEQQPSVGETFLNNARKGQVFDAITTSLSNCLSETNLHLTVPALKSKIRGKVRDIYDSGDYIVLVTTDRQSAFDRVLASIPFKGQVLNETSLWWFERTRHIVSNAVVSAPDKNVTIAKKCSVFPVEFVARGFVTGSTDTSLWTVYNKGNRNYCGNILPDGMVKNQKLPKNILTPTTKAADHDVPVTPDEIIEKGLMTKADYAEASEKALRLFEYGQQVASEHGLILVDTKYEFGKANDGSILLIDEVHTPDSSRYWIANSYLERFQNGLEPENVDKEFLRLWFKSHCNPYEDEVLPDAPEDLVCELAWRYIFLYETITKSKFEVQSTEEAIHDRISRNVASALSSLK from the exons ATGGCCGATTCTATACTTTCCTTAAACCCTCCCAAAACCCTACACACAACAATTCCACTCAACAATCCCATTTCCCGATCCGCGCCTAGCTTCCGAACAAGAATCTCTTTCAAACCGAACAAATTCCGAATCCCAGCTATTCGGGCTTCAATGGCGCGAAAAGACGGCGAACAACAACCTTCTGTTGGAGAGACTTTCCTCAACAATGCTCGGAAAGGCCAAGTTTTTGATGCCATTACAACATCTCTCTCTAATTGCCTCTCTGAAACTAACCTGCATTTGACAGTTCCGGCTCTCAAATCGAAAATTCGCGGCAAA GTTCGGGATATTTATGATAGCGGGGATTATATTGTGTTGGTTACTACTGATCGACAGAGTGCCTTCGATAGGGTTCTCGCTTCCATTCCTTTTAAAGGCCAG GTTCTCAACGAGACAAGTCTGTGGTGGTTTGAGAGAACGAGGCACATAGTTTCTAACGCAGTTGTATCAGCTCCAGATAAAAATGTTACAATAGCAAAGAAATGTTCAGTTTTCCCTGTTGAGTTTGTTG CTAGAGGGTTTGTTACTGGAAGTACGGATACATCTTTATGGACAGTCTACAATAAAGGCAATCGGAACTATTGTGGAAATATCCTACCAGATG GAATGGTTAAAAATCAAAAGTTACCGAAGAATATACTCACTCCAACTACCAAGGCTGCAGATCACGACGTTCCAGTAACTCCAGATGAG ATTATAGAAAAGGGACTGATGACTAAAGCTGATTATGCAGAAGCGAGTGAAAAAGCATTACGCTTGTTTGAATATGGACAG CAAGTGGCCTCGGAACACGGCCTTATTTTGGTAGACACTAAATATGAATTTGGGAAGGCAAATGATGGATCTATTCTATTGATTGATGAG GTCCATACTCCTGATTCAAGTAGATATTGGATTGCCAATTCTTACTTGGAGCGCTTTCAAAATGGTCTTGAGCCTGAAAATGTTGATAAG GAGTTCTTGAGGCTGTGGTTCAAAAGTCACTGCAACCCTTATGAAGACGAG GTCCTTCCTGATGCTCCTGAAGATCTTGTTTGTGAATTGGCTTGGCg GTACATTTTCTTATATGAGACTATAACGAAATCAAAGTTTGAGGTGCAATCAACCGAG GAGGCGATACACGACAGGATTTCACGAAATGTTGCATCTGCACTATCATCCTTAAAGTAG